In the Syngnathus scovelli strain Florida chromosome 8, RoL_Ssco_1.2, whole genome shotgun sequence genome, one interval contains:
- the u2af1 gene encoding splicing factor U2AF 35 kDa subunit gives MPIKLYIALVVSFFIVKGWDGKTWGCCLEGFKLAKMAEYLASIFGTEKDKVNCSFYFKIGACRHGDRCSRLHNKPTFSQTIALLNIYRNPQNSAQSADGLTCAISDMEMQEHYDEFFEEVFTEMEEKYGEVEEMNVCDNLGDHLVGNVYVKFRCEEDAEKAVIDLNNRWFNGQPIHAELSPVTDFREACCRQYEMGECTRGGFCNFMHLKPISRELRRELYGRRRKGGRHRTRSRSRDRRSRSRDRDRGDRGDRGGRGGGRDHDRRRSRDRERSGRF, from the exons ATGCCAATCAAACTTTATATTGCCCTGgtggtttctttttttattgtgaaGGGGTGGGACGGAAAAACGTGGGGTTGCTGCCTGGAAGGGTTTAAGCTAGCCAAGATGGCTGAGTACTTGGCGTCGATTTTTGGGACAGAGAAAGACAA AGTAAATTGctccttttattttaaaattggtGCCTGTCGACATGGGGACCGTTGTTCCAGATTACACAATAAACCAACTTTCAGCCAG ACCATCGCCCTCCTGAACATTTACCGCAATCCTCAGAACAGCGCCCAGTCTGCTGATGGCCTCACCT GTGCCATCAGTGACATGGAAATGCAGGAGCACTATGATGAGTTTTTTGAG GAGGTCTTCACAGAAATGGAGGAGAAGTATGGCGAGGTGGAGGAAATGAACGTGTGCGACAACCTGGGAGACCACCTTGTGGGAAACGTGTATGTGAAG TTCCGTTGTGAAGAGGATGCCGAGAAGGCAGTGATTGACTTGAACAATCGCTGGTTCAACGGACAACCCATTCATGCGGAGCTCTCTCCTGTCACAGACTTCAGGGAAGCTTGCTGTCGCCAGTATGAAATGgg AGAATGCACTCGAGGCGGGTTCTGCAATTTCATGCACCTGAAGCCCATTTCACGTGAGCTGAGGAGAGAGTTGTATGGACGCCGCCGGAAGGGAGG TCGTCACAGGACCCGCTCACGTTCCAGAGACCGCCGATCCCGCTCAAGGGACCGAGACAGAGGAGACCGAGGAGACAGAGGAGGCCGAGGGGGTGGACGTGACCACGATAGACGCCGCTCCAGAGACAGAGAGCGCTCGGGACGTTTCTGA
- the gabpa gene encoding GA-binding protein alpha chain — MSKSGAEEMIEIEIDEREKQACLEEGTMEEHTIMASDLIQQDIDINEPVGNLKKLLEPRLQISLETYDICLQDIQLHPDHSLFDQGVKTDGTVQLSLQLITKPGEEKLNILEIVKPVETVEVVIDPDAAGEEGSLVDEGQLIAVERSGLSDETSEQVTRWAAALEGYRKEQVRLGIPYDPVLWTADQAIHWAVWVMKEFNIDEMEIGSIHIPGRNLCAFSQEEFLQKVPNGEILWSHLELLRKYVLASQDQSGGDATVTIDQPVQIIPAQVSTPTAIKVLKQNRGPRTPRISGEERSSPGNRTGNNGQIQLWQFLLELLTDKDARDCISWVGEEGEFKLNQPELVAQKWGQRKNKPTMNYEKLSRALRYYYDGDMISKVQGKRFVYKFVCDLRTLIGYSAAELNSLVAECEQKKMSRVQVHGIGQPITTVTLATTLDKDS, encoded by the exons ATGTCCAAGAGTGGAGCAGAAGAGATGATTGAGATCGAGATTGACGAACGAGAAAAACAAGCATGCTTGGAGGAGGG GACCATGGAGGAACATACCATCATGGCGTCAGATCTGATCCAGCAAGACATCGACATCAACGAGCCGGTCGGCAATTTGAAGAAGCTGTTGGAGCCTCGTCTCCAAATATCACTGGAGACTTATGATATATGCTTGCAGGACATTCAG TTGCACCCAGATCATAGCCTCTTTGATCAGGGCGTCAAAACAGACGGCACGGTGCAGCTCAGCCTGCAGCTCATCACCAAACCGG GTGAAGAGAAGCTGAACATCTTGGAGATAGTGAAGCCCGTCGAGACGGTGGAGGTGGTGATCGACCCGGATGCGGCAGGGGAGGAGGGCTCGCTGGTGGATGAGGGGCAGCTCATCGCCGTAGAGCGATCCGGCCTGTCCGACGAGACCTCGGAGCAGGTGACACGCTGGGCCGCTGCGCTGGAAGGCTACCGCAAGGAGCAAGTCCGACTGGGCATACCATATG ACCCTGTTCTGTGGACGGCCGACCAAGCGATCCACTGGGCTGTGTGGGTGATGAAAGAATTCAACATTGACGAAATGGAAATCGGGAGCATTCACATCCCCGGCCGAAACCTCTGCGCATTCAGCCAAGAAGAGTTCCTTCAGAAAGTGCCCAATGGAGAGATCCTCTGGAGTCACCTCGAACTCCTCCGCAAAT ATGTTTTGGCAAGCCAGGACCAGTCCGGAGGGGACGCCACAGTCACCATCGATCAAC CTGTGCAGATAATCCCGGCCCAAGTCAGCACGCCCACGGCCATTAAAGTATTGAAGCAGAATCGCGGACCCAGGACGCCCCGCATTTCGGGAGAGGAGCGGAGTTCTCCCGGCAACCGCACAG GCAACAACGGTCAAATCCAGCTGTGGCAGTTCCTGCTGGAACTGCTGACGGACAAAGACGCCAGGGATTGCATCTCCTGGGTGGGTGAGGAGGGAGAGTTCAAGCTCAACCAGCCTGAGCTGGTGGCTCAAAAGTGGGGCCAGCGGAAGAACAAGCCCACAATGAACTATGAGAAACTCAGCAGAGCCCTCAG GTATTACTATGATGGCGACATGATCAGTAAGGTGCAGGGCAAGCGCTTCGTGTACAAGTTTGTGTGTGACCTGCGGACCCTGATCGGCTACAGCGCCGCCGAGCTCAACAGCCTGGTGGCGGAGTGCGAGCAGAAGAAGATGTCGCGGGTGCAGGTGCACGGCATTGGGCAGCCCATCACCACTGTGACATTGGCAACCACGCTAGACAAGGACAGCTGA
- the LOC125973761 gene encoding amyloid-beta A4 protein isoform X1 — translation MGAHKAFVLLLAATLTVSSEVPADDSAGLLTEPQVAMFCGKPNMHINVQSGNWEPDPSGSKSCIATKEGILTYCQEVYPELQITNVVEANQPVSIQNWCKKGRKHCRGHKHIVVPYRCLVGEFVSDALLVPDKCKFLHKEYMDQCESHLHWHAVAKESCGDHATNLHDYGLLMPCGIDLYRGVEFVCCPIEAEEESDSAAIDGEESDVWWGGAEPENNDNGMAELTDTEPAAVEEEEDDEEDDEETFETDENDDEEIDEEEEEEDDDMTNERDSDERDANLAMTTTTTTESIEEVVRAACWARADSGPCHDMLERWYFIPEKALCAPFLFGGCGGNRNNFDSEEYCLAVCSSSLPTMAPSPPDAVDQYLESPGDDSEHGDFQRAKESLEAKHREKLSQVMKEWEEAERKAKNLPRAEKKAVIQHFQEKVEALEQEAAGERQQLVETHMARVEALLNSRRRMALENYLSALQADPPRPRQVLSLLKKYVRAEQKDRQHTVKHYEHVRTVDPRKAAQIRPQVLTHLRVIDERMNQSLGLLYKVPNVASEIHSQVSVIVQRVQSELSQQVSSLQSDSRVDGRMSYGNDALMPDQAYSSAPMDLGLGGLGFIHPESFNQANTENHVEPVDARPLPDRGLPTRPVSALKPEEMPQVRMETEERQSAGYEVHHQKLVFFAEDVGSNKGAIIGLMVGGVVIATVIVITLVMLRKKQYTSIHHGVIEVDAAVTPEERHLAKMQQNGYENPTYKFFEQIHN, via the exons ATGGGGGCACATAAGGCGTTTGTGCTCTTACTTGCGGCGACCTTGACGGTCTCATCTGAG GTGCCTGCTGATGACTCAGCGGGCTTGCTGACCGAGCCTCAGGTTGCCATGTTCTGTGGCAAGCCCAACATGCACATCAATGTGCAGAGTGGCAACTGGGAGCCAGACCCTTCAGGCTCCAAGAGCTGCATCGCCACCAAGGAAGGCATCCTGACTTACTGCCAAGAG GTGTATCCAGAACTTCAGATCACTAATGTCGTGGAGGCCAACCAGCCTGTCAGCATCCAAAACTGGTGCAAAAAAGGCCGCAAGCACTGCCGCGGTCACAAACACATCGTGGTGCCCTACCGCTGCTTGG tCGGGGAGTTTGTGAGCGATGCCTTGCTGGTTCCTGACAAGTGTAAGTTCTTGCACAAGGAATATATGGACCAGTGCGAAAGCCATCTGCACTGGCACGCTGTGGCCAAAGAG TCCTGTGGAGACCACGCCACCAATCTCCATGACTACGGGCTGCTGATGCCGTGCGGTATTGATCTTTACCGAGGGGTGGAGTTTGTGTGCTGCCCAATCGAAGCCGAGGAAGAGTCCGATAGCGCGGCGATCGATGGCGAAGAGTCGGACGTCTGGTGGGGCGGAGCTGAGCCTGAGAACAACGATAACGG CATGGCGGAGCTGACGGACACGGAGCCGGCTGCtgttgaggaggaagaggatgatgaggaagatgatgaAGAGACTTTTGAAACGGACGAGAATGACGATGAAGAAATtgacgaggaggaagaggaggaagacgacgacatgaccAACGAGCGGGATAGCGACGAGCGTGACGCTAACCTCGCCATgacaaccaccaccaccactgaaTCCATTGAGGAGGTGGTTCGAG CCGCTTGTTGGGCACGCGCCGACTCAGGCCCGTGTCACGACATGCTGGAGCGCTGGTACTTCATACCTGAAAAGGCCCTCTGCGCCCCCTTCCTGTTTGGGGGCTGCGGGGGCAACAGGAATAACTTTGATTCCGAGGAATACTGCCTAGCTGTCTGCAGCAGCTCGC TGCCCACTATGGCGCCCAGCCCCCCAGACGCCGTGGACCAGTACCTCGAGTCCCCCGGCGACGACAGTGAGCACGGCGACTTCCAGAGGGCGAAGGAAAGCCTGGAGGCCAAGCATCGGGAAAAGCTGTCCCAG GTGATGAAGGAATGGGAGGAGGCTGAGAGGAAGGCCAAGAACCTCCCACGTGCTGAAAAGAAAGCGGTCATTCAG CACTTCCAGGAGAAGGTGGAGGCCCTGGAGCAGGAGGCGGCTGGCGAGAGGCAGCAGCTGGTGGAAACCCACATGGCCCGTGTAGAGGCTTTGCTCAACAGTCGCCGACGCATGGCCCTGGAAAACTACCTGAGTGCACTGCAGGCCGACCCGCCACGG CCTCGTCAGGTGCTGAGTCTGCTGAAGAAATACGTTCGGGCAGAGCAGAAGGATCGCCAGCACACAGTCAAACATTACGAGCACGTCCGAACCGTCGACCCAAGGAAGGCGGCGCAGATTCGGCCTCAG GTTTTGACCCACTTGCGTGTGATCGACGAAAGGATGAACCAGTCGCTGGGTTTGCTTTACAAGGTGCCCAACGTGGCCAGCGAGATCCACAGCCAAGTCT CCGTCATCGTGCAACGAGTTCAGTCCGAGCTTTCTCAACAAGTGTCCTCCCTGCAGAGCGACAGCAGG GTGGACGGCAGGATGAGCTACGGCAACGACGCGCTCATGCCCGACCAGGCGTACAGCTCGGCTCCCATGGACCTCGGCCTCGGCGGTTTGGGCTTCATCCACCCCGAGAGCTTCAACCAGGCCAACACTGAGAACCACG TTGAGCCAGTTGATGCCCGCCCACTTCCAGATCGAGGACTGCCCACACGGCCTG TGTCTGCACTGAAGCCAGAAGAGATGCCCCAAGTGCGTATGGAGACCGAGGAGAGGCAAAGTGCTGGTTATGAAGTTCACCATCAAAAACTG GTCTTTTTTGCCGAGGACGTGGGCTCCAACAAAGGCGCCATCATTGGGCTGATGGTGGGAGGCGTCGTCATAGCGACCGTCATTGTTATCACCCTGGTGATGCTGAGGAAGAAGCAATAcacttctattcaccacggtgtCATCGAG GTGGACGCGGCAGTGACGCCCGAGGAGCGTCACCTGGCCAAGATGCAGCAGAACGGCTATGAGAATCCCACCTACAAGTTCTTCGAGCAGATCCACAACTAA
- the LOC125973761 gene encoding amyloid-beta A4 protein isoform X2, producing the protein MGAHKAFVLLLAATLTVSSEVPADDSAGLLTEPQVAMFCGKPNMHINVQSGNWEPDPSGSKSCIATKEGILTYCQEVYPELQITNVVEANQPVSIQNWCKKGRKHCRGHKHIVVPYRCLVGEFVSDALLVPDKCKFLHKEYMDQCESHLHWHAVAKESCGDHATNLHDYGLLMPCGIDLYRGVEFVCCPIEAEEESDSAAIDGEESDVWWGGAEPENNDNGMAELTDTEPAAVEEEEDDEEDDEETFETDENDDEEIDEEEEEEDDDMTNERDSDERDANLAMTTTTTTESIEEVVRVPTMAPSPPDAVDQYLESPGDDSEHGDFQRAKESLEAKHREKLSQVMKEWEEAERKAKNLPRAEKKAVIQHFQEKVEALEQEAAGERQQLVETHMARVEALLNSRRRMALENYLSALQADPPRPRQVLSLLKKYVRAEQKDRQHTVKHYEHVRTVDPRKAAQIRPQVLTHLRVIDERMNQSLGLLYKVPNVASEIHSQVSVIVQRVQSELSQQVSSLQSDSRVDGRMSYGNDALMPDQAYSSAPMDLGLGGLGFIHPESFNQANTENHVEPVDARPLPDRGLPTRPVSALKPEEMPQVRMETEERQSAGYEVHHQKLVFFAEDVGSNKGAIIGLMVGGVVIATVIVITLVMLRKKQYTSIHHGVIEVDAAVTPEERHLAKMQQNGYENPTYKFFEQIHN; encoded by the exons ATGGGGGCACATAAGGCGTTTGTGCTCTTACTTGCGGCGACCTTGACGGTCTCATCTGAG GTGCCTGCTGATGACTCAGCGGGCTTGCTGACCGAGCCTCAGGTTGCCATGTTCTGTGGCAAGCCCAACATGCACATCAATGTGCAGAGTGGCAACTGGGAGCCAGACCCTTCAGGCTCCAAGAGCTGCATCGCCACCAAGGAAGGCATCCTGACTTACTGCCAAGAG GTGTATCCAGAACTTCAGATCACTAATGTCGTGGAGGCCAACCAGCCTGTCAGCATCCAAAACTGGTGCAAAAAAGGCCGCAAGCACTGCCGCGGTCACAAACACATCGTGGTGCCCTACCGCTGCTTGG tCGGGGAGTTTGTGAGCGATGCCTTGCTGGTTCCTGACAAGTGTAAGTTCTTGCACAAGGAATATATGGACCAGTGCGAAAGCCATCTGCACTGGCACGCTGTGGCCAAAGAG TCCTGTGGAGACCACGCCACCAATCTCCATGACTACGGGCTGCTGATGCCGTGCGGTATTGATCTTTACCGAGGGGTGGAGTTTGTGTGCTGCCCAATCGAAGCCGAGGAAGAGTCCGATAGCGCGGCGATCGATGGCGAAGAGTCGGACGTCTGGTGGGGCGGAGCTGAGCCTGAGAACAACGATAACGG CATGGCGGAGCTGACGGACACGGAGCCGGCTGCtgttgaggaggaagaggatgatgaggaagatgatgaAGAGACTTTTGAAACGGACGAGAATGACGATGAAGAAATtgacgaggaggaagaggaggaagacgacgacatgaccAACGAGCGGGATAGCGACGAGCGTGACGCTAACCTCGCCATgacaaccaccaccaccactgaaTCCATTGAGGAGGTGGTTCGAG TGCCCACTATGGCGCCCAGCCCCCCAGACGCCGTGGACCAGTACCTCGAGTCCCCCGGCGACGACAGTGAGCACGGCGACTTCCAGAGGGCGAAGGAAAGCCTGGAGGCCAAGCATCGGGAAAAGCTGTCCCAG GTGATGAAGGAATGGGAGGAGGCTGAGAGGAAGGCCAAGAACCTCCCACGTGCTGAAAAGAAAGCGGTCATTCAG CACTTCCAGGAGAAGGTGGAGGCCCTGGAGCAGGAGGCGGCTGGCGAGAGGCAGCAGCTGGTGGAAACCCACATGGCCCGTGTAGAGGCTTTGCTCAACAGTCGCCGACGCATGGCCCTGGAAAACTACCTGAGTGCACTGCAGGCCGACCCGCCACGG CCTCGTCAGGTGCTGAGTCTGCTGAAGAAATACGTTCGGGCAGAGCAGAAGGATCGCCAGCACACAGTCAAACATTACGAGCACGTCCGAACCGTCGACCCAAGGAAGGCGGCGCAGATTCGGCCTCAG GTTTTGACCCACTTGCGTGTGATCGACGAAAGGATGAACCAGTCGCTGGGTTTGCTTTACAAGGTGCCCAACGTGGCCAGCGAGATCCACAGCCAAGTCT CCGTCATCGTGCAACGAGTTCAGTCCGAGCTTTCTCAACAAGTGTCCTCCCTGCAGAGCGACAGCAGG GTGGACGGCAGGATGAGCTACGGCAACGACGCGCTCATGCCCGACCAGGCGTACAGCTCGGCTCCCATGGACCTCGGCCTCGGCGGTTTGGGCTTCATCCACCCCGAGAGCTTCAACCAGGCCAACACTGAGAACCACG TTGAGCCAGTTGATGCCCGCCCACTTCCAGATCGAGGACTGCCCACACGGCCTG TGTCTGCACTGAAGCCAGAAGAGATGCCCCAAGTGCGTATGGAGACCGAGGAGAGGCAAAGTGCTGGTTATGAAGTTCACCATCAAAAACTG GTCTTTTTTGCCGAGGACGTGGGCTCCAACAAAGGCGCCATCATTGGGCTGATGGTGGGAGGCGTCGTCATAGCGACCGTCATTGTTATCACCCTGGTGATGCTGAGGAAGAAGCAATAcacttctattcaccacggtgtCATCGAG GTGGACGCGGCAGTGACGCCCGAGGAGCGTCACCTGGCCAAGATGCAGCAGAACGGCTATGAGAATCCCACCTACAAGTTCTTCGAGCAGATCCACAACTAA
- the piga gene encoding phosphatidylinositol N-acetylglucosaminyltransferase subunit A isoform X2, with product MSHRRRAAAFNHASQAVSGPPSESIKTARKTHNICMVSDFFYPNMGGVESHIYLLSQCLIEKGHKVMYNQSTTTTFIHSMPLLRSVFVRERITVVHSHSSFSAMAHDALFHAKTMGLNTVFTDHSLFGFADVSSVLTNKLLTVSLCDTNHIVCVSYTSKENTVLRAALDPEIVSVIPNAVEHSDFTPDPSQRHDDRITIVVISRLVYRKGIDLLSGIIPELCLKHPDLHFLIGGEGPKRLVLEEVREKYHLHDRVRLLGPLEHKDVRGVLVQGHIFLNTSLTEAFCMAIVEGASCGLQVVSTRVGGIPEVLPEDLITLCEPTVQSLCAGLETVIERQRSGSVPTPASVHARVRNLYTWRNVAERTEKVYDRVCGEEVLPLNRRLRRLRTHCGPVAGSIFAFVAVLDFLFLLLLQWLLPDRLMDMAVDASGPLGLWQQQPSKSDDKALLKRLVK from the exons ATGAGCCACAGAAGAAGGGCAGCAGCTTTCAATCATGCATCTCAGGCCGTCTCTGGACCCCCATCTGAGTCCATCAAAACCGccagaaagacgcacaacatttGCATGGTGTCTGACTTCTTCTATCCCAACATGGGAGGAGTGGAGAGTCACATATACCTCCTGTCCCAGTGTCTGATTGAGAAGGGACATAAG GTGATGTACAACcagtccaccaccaccaccttcatCCACAGCATGCCACTCCTGCGCAGTGTGTTTGTCAGGGAGCGCATCACCGTGGTGCACTCGCACAGCTCGTTTTCTGCTATGGCCCACGATGCTTTGTTCCATGCTAAGACTATGGGCCTAAACACG GTGTTTACTGACCACTCGCTCTTTGGCTTTGCCGACGTGAGCTCAGTGCTGACCAATAAGCTCCTGACGGTGTCGCTGTGCGATACCAACCACATCGTGTGCGTCTCCTACACCAGCAAGGAAAACACTGTGCTGCGCGCAGCGCTCGATCCGGAGATCGTGTCCGTCATTCCCAACGCGGTCGAGCACAGCGACTTCACGCCCGACCCGTCCCAGCGCCATGACGACAGGATCACCATTGTTGTGATCAGTCGCCTTGTCTACCGCAAAG GCATTGATCTTCTCAGTGGAATCATCCCAGAACTCTGCCTCAAACATCCAGATCTGCATTTCCTCATTGGTGGAGAGGGGCCAAAAAGACTTGTGCTGGAGGAAGTGAGGGAGAAATACCATCTGCATGACAG GGTGCGCCTTTTGGGGCCTCTGGAACACAAAGATGTCCGAGGAGTTCTGGTGCAGGGTCACATCTTCCTTAACACGTCACTCACAGAAGCTTTCTGCATGGCCATTGTGGAGGGAGCCAGTTGTGGACTGCAG GTTGTCAGCACTCGTGTAGGCGGGATTCCTGAGGTTCTACCAGAGGACTTGATCACCCTTTGTGAGCCAACGGTGCAGTCGCTGTGTGCCGGGCTGGAAACGGTCATAGAGCGACAGCGCTCTGGCTCAGTGCCCACGCCCGCATCCGTCCACGCTCGGGTGCGGAACCTCTACACCTGGAGAAATGTTGCGGAGAGGACTGAAAAG GTGTATGACCGAGTATGCGGCGAGGAGGTGCTCCCCCTCAACCGACGCCTACGGAGGCTCAGGACTCATTGCGGCCCGGTGGCCGGTTCCATCTTTGCCTTTGTGGCGGTTCTAGATTTCCTCTTCCTTTTGCTTCTCCAATGGTTGCTGCCCGACAGGCTCATGGACATGGCCGTGGACGCGAGCGGTCCTCTTGGACTGTGGCAGCAACAACCAAGCAAGAGTGACGACAAAGCTCTGTTGAAAAGACTTGTCAAGTAA
- the piga gene encoding phosphatidylinositol N-acetylglucosaminyltransferase subunit A isoform X1 yields MSHRRRAAAFNHASQAVSGPPSESIKTARKTHNICMVSDFFYPNMGGVESHIYLLSQCLIEKGHKVVIVTHAYGHRKGVRYLTNGLKVYYLPLQVMYNQSTTTTFIHSMPLLRSVFVRERITVVHSHSSFSAMAHDALFHAKTMGLNTVFTDHSLFGFADVSSVLTNKLLTVSLCDTNHIVCVSYTSKENTVLRAALDPEIVSVIPNAVEHSDFTPDPSQRHDDRITIVVISRLVYRKGIDLLSGIIPELCLKHPDLHFLIGGEGPKRLVLEEVREKYHLHDRVRLLGPLEHKDVRGVLVQGHIFLNTSLTEAFCMAIVEGASCGLQVVSTRVGGIPEVLPEDLITLCEPTVQSLCAGLETVIERQRSGSVPTPASVHARVRNLYTWRNVAERTEKVYDRVCGEEVLPLNRRLRRLRTHCGPVAGSIFAFVAVLDFLFLLLLQWLLPDRLMDMAVDASGPLGLWQQQPSKSDDKALLKRLVK; encoded by the exons ATGAGCCACAGAAGAAGGGCAGCAGCTTTCAATCATGCATCTCAGGCCGTCTCTGGACCCCCATCTGAGTCCATCAAAACCGccagaaagacgcacaacatttGCATGGTGTCTGACTTCTTCTATCCCAACATGGGAGGAGTGGAGAGTCACATATACCTCCTGTCCCAGTGTCTGATTGAGAAGGGACATAAGGTGGTGATTGTCACTCATGCCTACGGTCACAGGAAAGGCGTGAGGTATCTGACCAATGGCCTTAAGGTGTACTACCTGCCTCTGCAGGTGATGTACAACcagtccaccaccaccaccttcatCCACAGCATGCCACTCCTGCGCAGTGTGTTTGTCAGGGAGCGCATCACCGTGGTGCACTCGCACAGCTCGTTTTCTGCTATGGCCCACGATGCTTTGTTCCATGCTAAGACTATGGGCCTAAACACG GTGTTTACTGACCACTCGCTCTTTGGCTTTGCCGACGTGAGCTCAGTGCTGACCAATAAGCTCCTGACGGTGTCGCTGTGCGATACCAACCACATCGTGTGCGTCTCCTACACCAGCAAGGAAAACACTGTGCTGCGCGCAGCGCTCGATCCGGAGATCGTGTCCGTCATTCCCAACGCGGTCGAGCACAGCGACTTCACGCCCGACCCGTCCCAGCGCCATGACGACAGGATCACCATTGTTGTGATCAGTCGCCTTGTCTACCGCAAAG GCATTGATCTTCTCAGTGGAATCATCCCAGAACTCTGCCTCAAACATCCAGATCTGCATTTCCTCATTGGTGGAGAGGGGCCAAAAAGACTTGTGCTGGAGGAAGTGAGGGAGAAATACCATCTGCATGACAG GGTGCGCCTTTTGGGGCCTCTGGAACACAAAGATGTCCGAGGAGTTCTGGTGCAGGGTCACATCTTCCTTAACACGTCACTCACAGAAGCTTTCTGCATGGCCATTGTGGAGGGAGCCAGTTGTGGACTGCAG GTTGTCAGCACTCGTGTAGGCGGGATTCCTGAGGTTCTACCAGAGGACTTGATCACCCTTTGTGAGCCAACGGTGCAGTCGCTGTGTGCCGGGCTGGAAACGGTCATAGAGCGACAGCGCTCTGGCTCAGTGCCCACGCCCGCATCCGTCCACGCTCGGGTGCGGAACCTCTACACCTGGAGAAATGTTGCGGAGAGGACTGAAAAG GTGTATGACCGAGTATGCGGCGAGGAGGTGCTCCCCCTCAACCGACGCCTACGGAGGCTCAGGACTCATTGCGGCCCGGTGGCCGGTTCCATCTTTGCCTTTGTGGCGGTTCTAGATTTCCTCTTCCTTTTGCTTCTCCAATGGTTGCTGCCCGACAGGCTCATGGACATGGCCGTGGACGCGAGCGGTCCTCTTGGACTGTGGCAGCAACAACCAAGCAAGAGTGACGACAAAGCTCTGTTGAAAAGACTTGTCAAGTAA
- the LOC125973765 gene encoding lanC-like protein 3, producing the protein MENTRCFANRFSDYSKGALLPDHGAETVVPAVVATVDKILQKVPISLDDCDGGLYDGPAGVAYMLYHVSECPLFSERRDTYLKAAKRIIDVSVRYVDAEPDRNMRAAFLLGGTGVYATAAMIYKSLGLADFVKPLTKFRNLWEVCAPIHFLECGSDELFVGRAGYLCAALVLKQKLGIEILSKDQIKSICQAIIESGKQYARKKRKPFPLMYSYYGTEYLGAAHGLSSILQMLLSYQELLNGADKDLVWQSVDFLMNQEQNCNWPAELGAIIERENELVHWCHGAPGVAYLFAKAYMINKKPQYLDTCIRSGELVWQKGLLKKGPGICHGVAGSAYVFLLLFRLTGYSKYIYRAQRFAEFLFTEEFKTGSHSVTSVCSLFEGLSGTVCFLVDLLQPEQAEFPLFSVFD; encoded by the exons ATGGAGAACACACGCTGCTTCGCCAACCGCTTCTCGGACTACAGCAAGGGCGCGCTGCTGCCAGACCACGGGGCCGAGACGGTGGTTCCGGCCGTTGTGGCCACGGTGGACAAGATCCTCCAAAAGGTCCCCATATCCTTGGACGACTGCGACGGCGGGCTGTACGACGGTCCAGCCGGCGTGGCGTACATGCTTTACCACGTCAGCGAGTGTCCGCTGTTCTCGGAGCGGCGCGACACGTACCTGAAGGCGGCCAAGCGCATCATTGACGTCTCAGTGCGCTATGTGGACGCCGAGCCGGACAGAAACATGCGCGCCGCATTCCTACTCGGCGGGACGGGCGTTTACGCCACGGCCGCGATGATCTACAAGTCCCTGGGTTTGGCTGACTTCGTCAAGCCACTGACGAAATTTCGCAATCTGTGGGAAGTATGCGCGCCCATTCATTTCCTGGAGTGCGGATCTGATGAGTTGTTTGTGGGCCGGGCAGGTTACCTGTGCGCCGCCCTGGTCCTCAAACAGAAGCTGGGCATTGAG ATTCTCAGCAAGGATCAAATCAAGTCAATCTGCCAGGCCATCATCGAGTCAGGAAAGCAGTATGCCAGGAAAAAGCGAAAGCCTTTCCCCCTCATGTACTCCTACTATGGAACAGAGTATCTCG GCGCAGCCCACGGCTTGTCGTCGATACTGCAGATGTTGCTGAGCTACCAGGAGCTGCTGAACGGCGCCGACAAGGACCTGGTGTGGCAGAGCGTTGATTTCCTCATGAACCAGGAGCAGAACTGCAACTGGCCCGCCGAGCTGGGCGCTATCATTGAGCGCGAGAACGAGCTTGTCCACTGGTGTCACGGAGCTCCAG GTGTGGCTTATCTCTTCGCCAAGGCCTACATGATCAATAAGAAGCCGCAGTATTTGGACACGTGCATACGCAGTGGCGAGCTGGTGTGGCAGAAAGGTCTTCTGAAGAAAGGACCTGGCATTTGCCACGGCGTAGCCGGCAGCGCTTACGTCTTCCTGTTGCTCTTCCGCCTCACCGGCTACTCCAAATACATCTACCGAGCTCAGAG GTTTGCCGAATTTCTGTTCACGGAAGAGTTCAAGACGGGCTCGCACTCCGTCACCAGCGTCTGTAGTCTGTTTGAAGGCCTGTCAGGGACCGTCTGCTTCCTGGTGGACCTGCTGCAACCGGAGCAGGCTGAATTTCCGCTGTTCAGCGTCTTTGACTGA